Proteins encoded by one window of Saprospiraceae bacterium:
- a CDS encoding UPF0175 family protein yields MKSITIPVNIPSDVMIALNESEQELKLHIQTAVAVMLFQEGKLTLGKSIQLSELSRFEFEKELAKREISLSDIDLDQINSDVEKLKEL; encoded by the coding sequence ATGAAAAGTATTACCATACCAGTTAATATACCATCTGATGTGATGATTGCCCTCAATGAATCAGAGCAAGAACTAAAATTGCATATTCAGACAGCCGTTGCTGTGATGTTATTTCAGGAAGGCAAATTAACGCTGGGCAAGTCTATTCAACTTTCTGAACTGAGTCGATTTGAATTTGAGAAGGAACTTGCAAAACGTGAAATTTCTTTATCTGATATTGATTTGGATCAAATTAATTCAGATGTAGAGAAACTAAAGGAACTGTAG